Proteins encoded within one genomic window of Brenneria nigrifluens DSM 30175 = ATCC 13028:
- a CDS encoding Mor transcription activator family protein, translating to MSNDTNSFRSKGPELLVELAQHTASTIKEVVEIDTDIADQIGEAVANRMMQVWGGQNVYFPMGMAWKVSQRDLEIFHEFNGRNHHELARKFGVSLQWVYSVVKRVRKEELDRMQGKLFDGEPDDEPTPVE from the coding sequence ATGAGCAATGATACCAATAGCTTTCGCAGTAAAGGCCCTGAACTGCTGGTCGAACTGGCTCAGCATACTGCCAGTACCATCAAAGAGGTAGTCGAGATCGACACCGACATAGCCGACCAAATTGGCGAGGCGGTAGCCAACCGTATGATGCAGGTCTGGGGCGGTCAGAACGTCTACTTTCCGATGGGGATGGCATGGAAAGTTAGCCAGCGTGACCTAGAAATATTTCACGAGTTCAACGGCAGGAATCATCACGAACTGGCGCGTAAATTTGGCGTCTCGCTACAATGGGTTTACAGCGTCGTCAAGCGTGTCAGAAAGGAAGAACTGGATAGGATGCAGGGCAAGCTGTTTGATGGTGAACCTGATGATGAGCCGACGCCGGTGGAGTAA
- a CDS encoding gp16 family protein has protein sequence MNKPQLIKLIHIAKRDLRLDDETYRQLLTTTTGKTSTRDMTVPQLDNVLKAMKKRGFKIKSAKKANSTRPLDDAPQSRKVRSLWLEMADAGIIRDRSEAALARWIKRETGVDSLQWLSSEQASSIIEKLKQWQRRARKTA, from the coding sequence ATGAATAAACCTCAGTTGATCAAACTTATCCATATCGCAAAACGCGATCTACGACTAGACGATGAAACTTATCGCCAGTTGCTGACTACGACAACCGGTAAAACCTCAACGCGGGACATGACAGTCCCGCAGTTAGATAACGTGCTGAAGGCGATGAAAAAACGAGGGTTTAAAATTAAGTCTGCAAAAAAGGCTAATAGTACTCGCCCATTGGATGATGCTCCCCAGTCCAGGAAAGTCCGTTCTTTATGGCTTGAAATGGCCGACGCTGGCATCATTCGTGACCGTTCTGAAGCAGCGCTGGCGCGTTGGATAAAGCGTGAAACCGGCGTTGATAGTCTGCAATGGCTGAGTTCAGAACAGGCCAGCAGCATCATTGAAAAGCTGAAACAGTGGCAACGCCGAGCGAGGAAAACAGCATGA
- a CDS encoding host-nuclease inhibitor Gam family protein, with product MAKAKKRLKAAAAPYAAQTKEEVISGIKRLGDIQRELTRVETEMNDQIATVTEYHSPVIEQLKAKRDELQGGIQTWCEANRNELTNGGKVKTANLTTGEVQWRNRPPSCVIRGTETVIELLKRLKLDRFIRVKEEINKDAILNEPVAVKNIPGITIKKDIEDFAIIPFEQEVE from the coding sequence ATGGCAAAGGCAAAAAAGCGGCTTAAAGCTGCGGCGGCCCCGTACGCTGCGCAGACGAAAGAAGAAGTTATTTCCGGCATTAAACGGCTCGGTGATATTCAACGGGAATTAACCCGCGTTGAAACCGAGATGAATGATCAGATCGCGACAGTAACCGAGTACCACTCCCCGGTTATCGAACAACTGAAAGCCAAACGTGATGAGTTACAAGGTGGCATCCAGACCTGGTGCGAAGCCAACCGCAACGAACTTACCAATGGCGGCAAAGTGAAAACGGCGAACCTGACGACAGGCGAAGTACAGTGGCGCAATCGTCCCCCGTCCTGCGTAATTCGCGGGACAGAAACCGTTATCGAATTATTAAAACGCCTAAAGCTGGATCGTTTTATTCGCGTCAAGGAGGAAATTAATAAAGACGCGATCCTGAATGAACCAGTGGCGGTGAAAAATATTCCCGGCATCACCATTAAAAAAGATATCGAGGATTTCGCCATTATTCCGTTTGAACAAGAGGTGGAATAA
- a CDS encoding ExeA family protein — protein MLILKQQLKQARLSQAVVARNISVSEATLAQIVNHDQWPRTNAGEVRQRLTALLSAHGIETQRSFDAVQDSLTAETTDLNTEENMLLKKQVLFPATKKAFGLFRDPFADDAMQGSEDVFTTPDIRYVREALYQTAKHGGFMAVIGESGAGKSTLRRDLIDRINRENAPVIVIEPYIIAMEDNDVKGKTLKAASIAEAIINTIAPLEGVKRSQEARYRQLHRVLKESSNAGYNHVLIIEEAHSLPIPTLKHLKRFFELESGFKKLLSIVLIGQPELAVKLSERNMEVREVVQRCEVVELLPLDNSLEAFLTFKVERTGKKLADVMDGSAIDAIRARLSNQVGGRKNVVSLLYPLAVSNLVIAAMNLAAEIGVPVVNADVVKGV, from the coding sequence ATGCTGATACTGAAACAACAGTTAAAGCAAGCGCGACTGTCGCAGGCGGTGGTCGCCAGAAACATTTCCGTGTCAGAGGCCACGCTGGCACAGATTGTTAATCATGACCAGTGGCCACGCACCAACGCCGGGGAAGTTCGCCAGCGTCTGACGGCCTTGCTGTCGGCTCATGGCATTGAAACACAACGTAGTTTTGACGCTGTACAGGACTCCCTTACAGCGGAAACCACAGACCTCAATACGGAGGAGAATATGTTACTTAAAAAGCAGGTGTTATTTCCCGCAACAAAAAAGGCATTCGGGCTGTTCCGCGATCCGTTCGCCGACGATGCGATGCAAGGCAGTGAAGACGTGTTCACGACGCCGGATATCCGCTATGTGCGCGAGGCGCTGTACCAGACCGCGAAGCACGGTGGGTTTATGGCGGTCATCGGCGAGTCTGGTGCGGGTAAGTCCACGCTGCGCCGCGACCTGATTGACCGCATCAACCGCGAGAATGCGCCGGTTATCGTTATCGAACCCTACATCATTGCGATGGAGGATAACGATGTTAAAGGCAAAACCCTGAAAGCGGCATCCATCGCTGAGGCGATCATCAATACCATCGCCCCGTTGGAAGGCGTCAAGCGTTCGCAGGAGGCGCGTTACCGCCAATTGCATCGGGTGCTGAAAGAGAGCAGCAACGCCGGGTATAACCACGTTCTTATCATTGAAGAGGCTCACAGCCTGCCGATCCCCACGCTCAAGCACTTAAAAAGATTCTTTGAGTTAGAAAGCGGGTTTAAGAAGCTGCTTTCCATCGTCTTGATCGGCCAGCCGGAACTGGCGGTGAAACTCTCGGAACGCAATATGGAAGTGCGTGAAGTTGTCCAGCGCTGTGAGGTTGTCGAACTGCTGCCGCTGGACAACAGCCTGGAAGCGTTTCTGACTTTCAAAGTGGAGCGTACCGGCAAGAAGCTGGCTGACGTGATGGATGGCAGCGCCATTGATGCTATCCGCGCCCGTCTCAGCAATCAGGTTGGCGGACGTAAGAATGTCGTCAGCCTGCTGTACCCGTTGGCCGTCTCCAATCTGGTGATTGCCGCCATGAATCTGGCCGCTGAAATAGGTGTGCCGGTGGTGAATGCGGACGTGGTTAAGGGAGTTTAA
- a CDS encoding DDE-type integrase/transposase/recombinase, translated as MSAALTERLVAVARTARQAGHGERGAIYDAACMELGLSRATLLRKLKEVAVTDKRKKRTDAGQSALTRDEAAMISATLMEATRKNGKRLYSIADAVETLRANDMITAGRMVSETGEFLPLSETAISRALRNYGLHPDQLNQPAPVTELASLHPNHVWEIDASLCTLYYLSNGHKGLQVMDSARFYKNKPANLARITSDRVWSYEITDHTSGWIYVEYVMGAESGENLCSVLINAMQERGGADVLHGVPKLLYLDPGSANTAGMTKNLCRALGIELIAHKAHAARSTGSVEKARDIIERKLEPGLKFQPVYSLEELNTLAQKWRSHFNATAVHSRHGRPRTDVWLTITTKQLIKAPSVEICRELAVATPEERKVTPKLRVSFRGIEYDVSTVPGVMVGEKLLITRNPWRTDAAQVVLTGEDGHDTFFLVDEVTKNEFGFADSAAVIGERYKSHADTPAQTATKEIEQLVTGTDNATDAAAVRKAKALPFGGKLDPYKHIDDNTLPTFMPRRGRVSEVRGPRVEQRPLTHVEAAKALREQFAARNQTWTADHYRQLSALYPNGVQEARLDEVADALLTPVSGNAINIVNGN; from the coding sequence ATGAGTGCCGCCCTGACGGAAAGATTAGTGGCCGTGGCCCGCACAGCACGACAGGCCGGGCATGGTGAACGCGGCGCTATCTATGATGCCGCTTGTATGGAACTGGGATTATCCCGCGCCACGCTGCTGCGCAAGTTAAAGGAGGTTGCGGTGACTGACAAACGTAAAAAACGTACCGATGCCGGACAAAGCGCCTTAACGCGTGATGAGGCGGCAATGATTTCCGCCACGCTGATGGAGGCGACGCGTAAAAATGGTAAGCGGCTGTATTCCATCGCCGACGCGGTGGAAACCCTACGGGCAAATGACATGATCACCGCTGGCCGCATGGTTTCAGAAACCGGCGAGTTTCTGCCGCTTTCTGAAACCGCCATCAGCCGCGCACTACGCAATTACGGCCTGCATCCCGATCAGTTAAACCAGCCCGCGCCGGTGACCGAGCTGGCCAGCCTGCACCCTAACCATGTATGGGAAATCGACGCCTCGCTCTGCACCCTTTATTACCTGAGCAACGGTCACAAAGGGCTGCAAGTCATGGACAGCGCCCGTTTCTATAAGAATAAACCGGCCAATCTGGCGCGCATCACCAGCGACCGTGTCTGGAGCTATGAAATCACTGACCATACTAGCGGCTGGATCTATGTCGAGTATGTGATGGGCGCGGAATCGGGCGAAAACCTGTGCTCGGTATTGATTAACGCCATGCAGGAACGCGGCGGCGCGGACGTGTTGCACGGCGTGCCAAAGCTGCTGTACCTCGATCCCGGTTCCGCCAACACCGCTGGCATGACGAAAAATCTATGCCGTGCGTTGGGTATTGAACTGATAGCGCATAAAGCCCATGCCGCCCGTTCTACCGGTAGCGTGGAAAAGGCGCGTGACATTATCGAACGCAAGCTGGAACCGGGCCTGAAGTTTCAGCCGGTTTACAGTCTGGAAGAACTGAACACGCTGGCGCAGAAATGGCGTTCTCACTTTAACGCCACCGCCGTTCACAGCCGCCACGGCAGACCCCGTACCGACGTCTGGCTGACAATCACCACCAAACAGTTGATAAAAGCGCCATCGGTTGAGATATGCCGCGAACTGGCAGTGGCCACGCCGGAAGAGCGCAAGGTCACGCCGAAGCTGCGCGTGTCGTTCCGGGGCATTGAATACGATGTGTCTACCGTACCCGGCGTAATGGTCGGCGAGAAGTTACTGATTACCCGCAATCCGTGGCGTACCGATGCCGCGCAAGTGGTACTGACAGGTGAAGACGGCCACGACACATTCTTCTTGGTCGATGAAGTCACCAAAAATGAATTTGGCTTTGCCGACTCTGCCGCAGTGATCGGCGAACGTTACAAATCGCATGCCGATACGCCAGCCCAAACCGCAACCAAAGAAATTGAACAGTTGGTTACAGGAACGGATAACGCGACGGATGCAGCAGCGGTACGTAAAGCGAAAGCGCTGCCGTTCGGCGGCAAACTCGACCCGTATAAGCATATCGACGACAACACGCTGCCAACCTTTATGCCGCGTCGCGGTCGGGTATCCGAGGTACGCGGCCCGCGTGTTGAACAGCGTCCGTTAACCCACGTCGAAGCCGCCAAAGCGTTACGTGAACAGTTTGCGGCACGTAACCAGACCTGGACGGCAGACCACTACCGCCAGTTAAGCGCGCTGTACCCGAATGGCGTTCAGGAGGCGCGACTGGACGAGGTCGCGGATGCGCTGCTGACGCCGGTTTCCGGCAACGCTATCAACATCGTCAACGGTAACTAG